The Pyrenophora tritici-repentis strain M4 chromosome 2, whole genome shotgun sequence genome window below encodes:
- a CDS encoding mitochondrial 37S ribosomal protein bS21m, giving the protein MASRSLGELMLRPSTLTRIPYAQRITTPSWTCQRALSNTPQPSAQPAPKSDEEQFIPESEAQRPQGQYTPEFEAARPQPRPQASQAKDTRSLDSLFAGIPRDRAPPSYVPQGGTPNPQSKPRLFGAGTFASSNSMRPSRKPSLSFDDMDLPPDSILNPSLANKPSDAASLAVQQENIFAQYPRLNPAYGRSVDLDNSRGRDIVRGIGMLGSLMARNKVKRDFNKQRYHERGGLKRKRLASERWRARFMVGFKAVTHRVTQLTRKGW; this is encoded by the coding sequence ATGGCATCCAGATCGCTGGGCGAGCTCATGCTCCGCCCCTCCACATTGACACGGATACCGTATGCACAACGGATAACCACACCATCATGGACATGTCAACGAGCGCTATCCAATACCCCACAGCCATCCGCACAACCGGCACCCAAATCCGACGAGGAGCAATTCATCCCCGAGTCGGAAGCCCAGCGACCACAAGGCCAATACACGCCCGAGTTCGAGGCCGCAAGACCTCAACCACGACCCCAAGCCAGCCAAGCAAAAGACACGCGAAGTCTCGACAGTCTCTTTGCTGGAATACCCAGAGATCGGGCTCCACCGTCGTACGTGCCGCAAGGCGGTACGCCAAACCCACAATCCAAACCTCGTCTGTTTGGCGCAGGAACTTTCGCAAGCAGTAACAGCATGAGGCCGAGCCGTAAGCCCAGCCTGTCATTTGATGATATGGATTTGCCGCCGGATTCGATACTGAACCCTTCACTTGCCAACAAGCCGTCTGATGCGGCGTCGCTCGCTGTCCAGCAGGAGAATATATTTGCTCAGTACCCCCGCTTGAACCCCGCGTACGGGCGCTCGGTGGATCTGGATAATTCCCGTGGGCGGGATATTGTGAGGGGGATTGGTATGCTGGGTAGTTTGATGGCAAGAAACAAGGTCAAAAGGGACTTCAACAAGCAAAGATACCATGAACGAGGGGGGTTGAAGAGGAAACGGTTGGCATCCGAGAGGTGGAGAGCAAGGTTCATGGTGGGCTTCAAAGCAGTCACGCATCGTGTCACTCAATTAACGAGGAAGGGATGGTAA
- a CDS encoding L-alanine-DL-glutamate epimerase and related enzyme enolase superfamily encodes MVITITGAETRDVRFPTSLDKTGSDAMNAAGDYSSAYCILHTDSEFKGHGMTFTIGRGNEIVCTAIAYLADRIKGHTLDSLVANWGKTWRHLVNDSQLRWIGPEKGVIHLALGAVVNAIWDLWAKSLGQPVWRIVADMTPQQIVDLIDFRYITDALTPEEALEILTKAEAGKKERLQEALDSKAVPAYTTSAGWLGYGEDKMRGLLKETLAKGYKHFKLKVGGDLAQDKQRLSIAREIIGFDKGNVLMVDANQVWSVPEAIEHMKQLAEFKPWFIEEPTSPDDVLGHKAIRQALKPYNIGVATGEMCQNRVMFKQFLASGAIDICQIDACRLGGVNEVIAVLLMAAKFNIPIVPHSGGVGLPEYTQHLSTIDYVVVSGKKSVLEYVDHLHEHFFHPSRIEGGYYVTPMDPGYSVEMKPESMDKFSFPGGEGGWWKSDEAKPILEGIKI; translated from the exons ATGGTTATCACTATCACAGGTGCGGAGACGAGGGATGTTCGGTTCCCG ACATCTCTGGATAAGACTGGTTCCGATGCTATGAATGCGGCGGGAGACTATTCTTCTGCTTACTGCATTCTGCATACAGACTCTGAGTTCAAGGGCCATGGCATG ACCTTCACAATCGGCCGCGGCAACGAAATCGTCTGCACAGCCATCGCCTACCTCGCCGACCGCATCAAAGGCCACACGCTCGACTCGCTCGTCGCAAACTGGGGCAAGACATGGCGCCACCTAGTAAACGACTCGCAACTCCGCTGGATCGGGCCCGAAAAGGGTGTCATCCACCTCGCTCTCGGCGCCGTGGTAAACGCCATCTGGGACCTCTGGGCAAAGTCGCTCGGCCAGCCCGTCTGGCGCATCGTCGCCGACATGACGCCCCAACAAATCGTCGACTTGATCGACTTCCGCTACATCACCGATGCACTGACGCCCGAGGAGGCGCTTGAGATTCTGACCAAGGCTGAGGCGGGCAAGAAGGAGCGGTTACAGGAGGCGTTGGATTCAAAGGCTGTGCCGGCGTATACTACGTCGGCAGGATGGCTGGGTTACGGAGAAGATAAGATGAGAGGGTTGTTGAAGGAGACGCTAGCAAAGGGGTACAAGCATTTCAAACTCAAGGTTGGAGGAGATCTGGCACAAGATAAACAACGACTAAGTATTGCACGGGAGATTATTGGCTTCGACAAGGGGAATGTGCTCATGGTTGATGCGAACCAAGTGTGGAGTGTGCCCGAAGCAATTGAGCATATGAAACAATTGGCAGAGTTTAAACCGTGGTTTATTGAGGAACCGACGAGTCCTGATGATG TCCTCGGACACAAAGCCATCCGCCAAGCCCTCAAACCCTACAACATCGGCGTCGCAACCGGCGAAATGTGCCAAAACCGCGTAATGTTTAAGCAATTCCTCGCGTCGGGCGCTATCGACATTTGCCAAATCGACGCCTGCCGTCTCGGCGGCGTAAACGAAGTCATCGCCGTACTTCTCATGGCCGCAAAATTCAACATCCCCATTGTGCCACACAGCGGCGGCGTTGGCCTGCCAGAGTACACGCAGCATCTCAGTACGATTGACTATGTTGTTGTCAGTGGCAAGAAGAGTGTGCTGGAGTATGTGGATCATTTGCATGAGCACTTTTTCCACCCTAGTCGGATTGAGGGTGGATATTATGTTACACCCATGGATCCTGGGTATTCGGTTGAGATGAAGCCCGAGAGTATGGATAAGTTTAGTTTCCCGGGTGGTGAGGGTGGATGGTGGAAGAGTGATGAGGCAAAGCCGATTTTGGAGGGGATTAAGATTTAA
- a CDS encoding PWI multi-domain protein gives MYGYPGAPGYNRPPGFAAGPPGMAPPGMGPPGAAAPPPGVAAPPGVANAQVPPTMNGPRALPSGWQAPANMPNFNFNAPVIRLGTQGGRSGAADSHAGGRRDNAAPPARRGLGMDRDGDRRDGPMQVIPPSREEIARTIFVGNIPDGVGGDEGMERILETAGKLARWTRATDANNKPQTFGFAEFGDAQSLETAAEIFKDVHVPTKRQKPGKAKKEEGEEEQEVETTKLHFMVDDASIKYAEEWSKTRNEDEATVQFRLDSAKEALSQVLASFFNPPNAATMDYAGDTMMQDAQTQDGEDVEVAFVNLANGEDELADIPAEMREIVAAEIAAFRDRSNQRDRERLRKEEEVEQEERRRSGRRTSPPPSAPTGPGGANGVPLGPRAERGVQGAPSGPKNSQFPRDYQGGVNFVNGGAINNGTYIDREDDDDSASDSELERRRQKKRSEEADEAYRKQLSRWLNTERRTVASLERTNENFKNKDAEREKARAEQAKFLREYDDDEQAASRRDLYYRDHSDWIRAREKYRSQEAKEDAADRDQERRELATQKKQKDHARGQADAFLEEQGEEIMRKEEQREPASHFKISLGAATKKLEQTAAPRRTAADVENLLEDEEITDQPGTKKRTLVPINFDTAVRANLTQEEILEGQRQLARDIPTDKEGLWKWPVSWDHLPEKTIDKDIKDWAGNKVLEIMGLQEEMVVDVIVDYLKDRRGPQALVENLEGALDEEAESLVKKLWRIVIYYSETEKRGIK, from the exons ATGTACGGCTATCCCG GTGCCCCCGGCTACAACCGCCCCCCGGGCTTTGCAGCAGGTCCGCCTGGCATGGCACCACCTGGAATGG GTCCGCCAGGCGCTGCCGCACCCCCTCCCGGCGTCGCAGCTCCTCCAGGTGTCGCGAACGCTCAAGTCCCACCGACAATGAACGGACCGCGCGCTCTACCCTCAGGATGGCAAGCGCCTGCCAACATGCCCAACTTCAACTTCAACGCGCCCGTCATTCGCTTGGGAACGCAGGGAGGTCGGAGCGGAGCTGCTGATAGCCATGCAGGCGGACGGAGGGATAATGCAGCACCACCCGCTCGCCGTGGACTCGGTATGGATAGGGACGGCGATCGCCGAGACGGTCCCATGCAGGTCATCCCACCCAGTCGCGAGGAGATTGCAAGGACAATATTTGTTGGCAACATCCCCGATGGTGTTGGTGGTGATGAGGGTATGGAGCGCATTCTCGAGACTGCTGGAAAGCTAGCCCGCTGGACAAGGGCAACCGATGCGAACAACAAACCTCAGACATTCGGTTTCGCCGAGTTTGGGGACGCGCAGAGCCTGGAGACGGCCGCCGAGATCTTCAAAGATGTGCACGTACCTACGAAGCGCCAAAAGCCCGGCAAGGCCAAGAAGGAGGAAGGCGAAGAGGAGCAAGAGGTCGAGACCACAAAACTGCACTTTATGGTCGACGATGCCTCGATCAAGTACGCAGAGGAATGGAGCAAGACGAGAAACGAAGACGAGGCCACTGTCCAATTTCGCCTTGACAGTGCGAAGGAAGCACTTTCCCAAGTTCTCGCGAGCTTCTTCAACCCACCCAACGCGGCCACCATGGACTACGCTGGAGACACAATGATGCAAGATGCGCAAACCCAAGATGGCGAGGATGTGGAGGTCGCTTTCGTCAACCTCGCCAATGGGGAGGATGAGCTTGCGGATATCCCTGCGGAGATGCGAGAGATTGTTGCCGCTGAGATCGCAGCCTTCCGCGACCGTTCGAACCAGCGCGATCGCGAACGCCTGAGgaaggaggaagaggttGAGCAGGAAGAGCGCCGCCGTAGTGGGAGGCGCACTTCGCCCCCTCCTTCTGCGCCTACTGGACCTGGCGGTGCCAACGGAGTGCCACTAGGTCCGCGTGCTGAGCGTGGAGTTCAAGGCGCACCGAGTGGACCTAAAAACTCCCAGTTTCCCCGCGATTATCAAGGTGGCGTAAACTTTGTCAACGGTGGTGCTATCAACAATGGTACCTACATTGACCgcgaggatgatgatgattCAGCCAGCGACTCTGAGCTTGAACGCCGTCGCCAGAAGAAGCGAAGTGAGGAGGCCGACGAAGCGTATAGGAAACAGCTTTCTCGATGGCTCAACACAGAGCGTCGTACTGTCGCCTCACTCGAGCGTACAAACGAGAACTTTAAGAACAAGGATGCGGAGCGCGAGAAAGCACGCGCGGAACAGGCAAAGTTCCTCCGAGAGTACGACGACGATGAACAAGCAGCTTCCAGGCGCGATCTCTACTACCGCGACCACAGCGATTGGATCCGTGCGCGCGAAAAGTATCGTAGTCAAGAAGCCAAGGAAGATGCCGCGGATCGGGACCAAGAACGACGTGAACTCGCGACACAAAAGAAGCAAAAGGATCATGCTCGTGGTCAGGCCGATGCATTCCTGGAAGAGCAGGGCGAAGAAATCATGCGCAAGGAGGAACAGCGCGAGCCCGCCTCACATTTCAAGATCTCTCTGGGTGCCGCCACAAAGAAGCTCGAACAGACTGCTGCTCCTCGCCGCACAGCTGCCGACGTCGAAAACCTTCTCGAAGACGAAGAAATTACCGATCAGCCCGGTACTAAGAAGCGCACTCTTGTTCCTATCAACTTCGATACCGCTGTCCGCGCCAACCTCACGCAGGAGGAAATTCTCGAAGGCCAGCGACAGCTTGCGCGCGACATTCCTACTGACAAGGAAGGCTTGTGGAAGTGGCCTGTCTCTTGGGATCATCTACCTGAGAAGACCATCGACAAGGACATCAAGGACTGGGCTGGAAACAAGGTTCTCGAGATCATGGGTCTACAGGAAGAAATGGTTGTCGATGTCATTGTGGACTATCTGAAAGACAGGCGCGGACCTCAGGCCCTGGTGGAGAACTTGGAAGGA GCCCTCGACGAGGAAGCTGAGTCTCTTGTCAAGAAGCTCTGGCGTATTGTCATCTACTACAGCGAGACGGAGAAGAGAGGTATCAAATAA